Part of the Sphingobacterium sp. LZ7M1 genome, GGTTTTAGCGGTTGATACCCGATTGGTAAACGGAAAGAATTTTGTTCACCTGCGTGGTGGTCGAGACCTTACCGATATTGAAACGGAAGATTGGATCAAGGAAGCAGAAAATAGAGGTGCCGGAGAAATCCTGTTGACTTCCATGGATCATGATGGAACCAAGAATGGATTTGATAATGGATTGCTGAAAAAGATCAATGATTCCATCCATATTCCCTTGATAGCATCCGGTGGAGCAGGGAATCAGCAGCATTTTGTGGATGTTTTCCAACAGTCCAATGTAGATGCCGCTCTTGCAGCTTCTGTATTCCACTATGGGGAGATTTTAATCCCTGAATTAAAAGAAACATTGCACGCCAATGGAATTTCCGTTAGGCGATAATACATAAAACATGAGTATTGATTTTAACAAAGGTGACGGACTTGTTCCAGTAATTATCCAAGACAATCAGACTTTAGAAGTTCTGATGCTTGGCTATATGAACGAAGAGGCTTGGAACAAAACCCAAGAAGAGAAAAAAGTTACTTTCTTTTCAAGGAGCAAAAATAGACTATGGACAAAAGGTGAAGAAAGCGGAAACTTTCTTCATGTTGTTAGTACTCATATCGATTGTGACCAAGATACCATTTTAATTAAAGCTGACCCTGTTGGTCCTACCTGTCATACAGGAAGCCGGAGTTGCTTTAATACGGAATTTAATCAGAACTTTCTATTGCAGTTGGAGCGCATTGTTCAGCATCGAATTGATTTTCCTAGTGATGAATCCTATGTGAACCGCCTGCGTTCAAGAGGTATCAATAAGATTGCTCAAAAGGTGGGCGAGGAAGCCGTTGAAACGGTTATTGCAGCCCTTACGGAAACAGAAAAGGATTTTATCAATGAGACTTCTGATCTGATGTTCCATCTTATTGTTCTGTTAAAGGAGAAAGGCCTGAGCCTAGAAACCATTGCCAAGAATTTGGAAGGAAGACATCAATAGGAGTTAAGATATTTTTATTTGAGGGATCCTCAGCCTTTGGCTGGGGATTTTTTGTGTGGAGATAGGGGGTGAATCCCAATCCCATCGCGCAGGTCAACGGCATTCTTTCCATTTTTCCACCAAGGAAATGAGCCGGTTGCTAAAGGACTTCCTGCGGAAGGATGGTTGTTTGTATATATTGGGAACCCCTGGAAAGGGTGACAGCTTTCTAACGGGATAATAATCTTGGTCCATCCTCCTATCCCCTCCATCCTGGTTCCACCCAGATCTTGGTTTATCCTCCCATCCCTTCCATCCTGGTTCAAATCTCCTCTTGAACGTAAGACTTATGTCAGCATTTGGGATAGCTGGTCGGGTTTCTTTTATTTCTGTGCGATCAAGGGTATATTTGCATAACATGAATCTAGAAAAGTTTAATATCAACCTGAATGGGACCTTGTCTGGTCATCAAAACCCTGTATTTGCCTTGGCCATTTCAAGTGTTGATCCGAATGCACTATTTACAGGTGGCAACGATAAAGGGGTGGTAGAATGGGATTTAGAGAGCAATAGCTTTAAAAGGATCCTTTGCAAGGTTGGAAGCTCCGTATATGCACTTTTGTCCATACCCGGAACTTCCTTGCTGGCGATTGGAATGAGATCCGGTCAGGTATTGGTGGTAGATACACAGAACCAAAGTTTAAAGGCAAATCTTAAGGTGGAACAGGGCGCTGTATTTTCGATAAAAACCATTCCCGGTAAACAGGAAATGATTGCGATCGGTGAGGAAGGCTATGCTTATGTTTGGAGTTTGGAGAATTTTGAGCTGCTTTATAGGTTTAAGGTTTCCAATACTACCGTTAGGGTAATTGAAGTGGATAAAAATAATTCGACTGTTGCGTTTGGTGATAAGAATGGTGAAATCCATTTATACCATGCCCATGATTTTCAGGAATTCAAGAAAAGGAAAGTACATGAGTTACCGGTAACCAGTTTACAATTTGACCCAGCTGGGAATTTGCTTTCTGGGGGGAGGGATGCGAAGTTATATAAATTGGATGCCAACCTGGATACGATTCAAGATATCGTTCCACATATGTTCACGGTTTATGGTATCAGCATAAATATAGAGGAGAATCTAATTGCAACGGTTAGTAGAGATAAGACCTTAAAAGTTTGGCGGCTGGAAGATCTAGCTTTGATCAAGAATATTTCTAGAGACCGTGGCTATGATAGCCATTATCTATCTATCAATAACATGCTCTGGGATCAAGACCGGATCTTTACCGTAAGTGATGACAAGACCATTAAGTTATGGAAGGTGGTTCCTGAATAGCGACGGCAAGCGATTTTCTTCTGACCGTACATCTGTAATAATTGAATGCAGTAAAGATTAACCCTAAAATCATAGAGATGATCAAGAATGGTAAGATGTCATATTGGGTAGGAAGAGGGTCCTGTTTGTTTTCTACATAAGCCCCGTAGCTTCCCCAAGCCAATACGGCTGAGACTGAGGGCAAATAATTGTAGTAAGAGTATGCTAACATGCAGGCACATGTGATTGCCAGTGCACCCAGGTTCAGATAGAAGTAAAAAGCATCCCCTAAGGTAAGGCTCAGTTTTGAAAGGATTACTGCAAAATTAAAGCCTATCACGAACATTAACCAGCCGGTATACACGCCAAATCCTAAACGGATAAAATATCGGGTAAAGGAATTGGTGGTCAGCTTTTTGATTTGGATCCGCTTGTTGATTACCATAACCGAAACGAGACAGATTATGGAATACATTAAGGACCAATAAAAATAATCATTGTGTTTCAAGGTCATGCTCAAACCGAGGGCCATCTGGTTCAAGATCAACAGGTAGTCGATTTTTTCTACTTTCCGGACTACATTTTCATTTAAGCTGTTTTTTTGCGTCCCTACATACATCATGTAAGCAGCCAAAACCATATTAAAAGCGATAAATGTCCATATTTTATAGCTGAACTTTGCTGGTGTCAGGTAAGATGGATAAAAGGCAATCGTATCAGTGAATGAAAAGCTGAATAAGAAACCATTCTCTAGGCATGCGATCCATAGAAAATTGAGGGCTACCATCACTAAATTCAAAAATGATAATGTCTTTGGTGCTGCCATGCTTGGTTAATAGTTAATGTGTTTGGCAGGACAAATATAAAGATTTTTACTGAAAATTAAGAAGTTCTAAGATGGTATTTAGATACTGCTTGTCGATTAAGTCAAACGAATTTAATTCTTTGCTGTCGACATCTAGTATGGCAATACATTTTTTGTTTTGAAAGAGAGGAACAACTATTTCAGATTTCGATAAAGATGAGCAGGCAATGTGTCCAGGGAATTCATCGACGTTGGGAACTATGACGGTTTCTTCTTTTGCCCAAGCAGTCCCACAAACGCCTCTGTTATAAGCGATTCTTGTGCAGGCTACTGGTCCTTGGAATGGGCCCAGCACCAATTCGTTTCCTTCAACAAGATAGAACCCTACCCAAAAGAAATTGAACTGCTCCTTTAAAGCTGCGCAGATATTTGCCAGATTAGCAATAAAATTGGTTTCTCCCTGTAGAAGACCTTTGATCTGTGGGATCAAGGATTGATATTGTTGTTCTTTACTTCCGCTTGTTATATGTAAATCTTCTGCCATGGTTTGGATACTTTTTTGATGCAAATATACGGAATTGTTGGGTGATCTGGGTTGAACCAGAATGCCCTTCGACGCCGCTCGGGGTACGGGAAGAGAGGATGGTCCAAGATCATTTCTTTTATTTTGGAGAATTAGGTACGCTCATTCAATATTTATCATCGGAGTCAGCCTGAAGGTTTCCCGAAAGATTTCTCGGGAATATTCATTCTTTAATTGAAATGATTTCTTTGTTACTTTTGAAGCCCAAAAGTAACCAAACCGACGAAGGAGCTCAGGGACACCAATTCTTTTCGTTACTTTTGAGGCGCAAAAGTAACCAAAACGCTTCGGCTCATTTAAGATGGCTTTTCGCACGGTCATCCGCACATGAAAAGAATGCCTTGTTGTCGGGAATATCTTTCTCAAGATCATCCCTTTTGATGGGATGATCTTGAGAAAGCATTCCAAGGCCAATCCCATCGCACAGGTCATCGGCATTCTTTCCATTTTTCCGCCATTGGAAATGAGCCGGATGCTAAAATGCTTCCTTCGGAAGGAAAATGTTTGAAATGGCGAAACCACAGCGTGGGTGAAATCTTTTTCAATAGTTCCTCTTTATGGGTTTAAAACAATAAAAAACAGTTTGCTCATCTTACGATTCGCAATGACCAACATCCTCATAAAAAAACAACAATAGATTCTTCGTTGCACTCTGAATCCCTCTTTAGCATATTTTAATTCTGAACTGTCAGTGAGGAATCTGTATGGTACTCCTCCAGCAGGTCCTGTCATGCTGTACCGAAGGTACAGGAACTGTACGCCAATACAATCTTGAAAGATTTCAAAATTGGGCTTTTGATATTTCCGAGGCCTATCCTCGATCATGATGGCATAAAATTCTAAATCAACAATCAACAAAAAAGAGGTTATCTTTATCAGATAACCTCTTAATCATGTTTTTATAAAGATAAATAACTCTTACAGGCGTTTTAAGGCTGCTTTGATCAATTGTTCTACAGAAAGATCTGGCTCGGCGGTATAAATGGCCTGAAGGGCTTTTTCCGCTTGAGCTTTTGGGAAACCTAACATGACCAATGCTGTCAATGCTTCTTCAGCTGAAGAAGGTTTGCTGACGATCAATGGAATCAATGCATCTGGGCCTTGCTTTTTAAGTTTATCTTGAAGTTCAAGAATCACGCGTTGCGCTGTTTTTGGACCAATCCCTTTTATTTTCTGGATGACATTGACCTGCCCATTGACGATAGCCTGTTGGATTTCTTCAGGAGTAATCGAAGAAAGCATCATTCTACCGGTATTCGGACCGATTCCAGAAACAGAGATCAAATGGTGAAAGAGATGTCTTTCTGCTTCTGTAGCGAAGCCAAACAGCGTTTGGGAGTCTTCGCGTACCTGAAAGGAAGCAAAAAGTTTACATTCTTCTTGATCTTTGATCTGGCTGTAGGTAGTCAATGAAATGTGCAAGTAATAGCCAATGCCACCCACCTCCAAAACGACATGGGTTGGAGCTTTAAAAACTAACTTACCTTTAAAATATTCGTACATAAGCTATGCTTACTGATTTTTTGATTCTTTTTCATGTTCAATTGCATCCACTACAGCAATGGTAACCATGTTCACAATTTCCCGGACCGAACTATCCAATTGCAATACGTGGATAGGTTTGTTCATTCCTAATAGAACTGGACCGACAGCTTCAGCATTCCCAACTTCCTGTAGTAATTTATAAGCAATGTTACCAGATTCCAAGTTCGGGAATACCAAGGTATTTGCTGGCTCACCATTTAAAGTCGAGAAAGGGAAGTTATCTGCCAATAGGTTTTTGTTCAATGCAAAGTTTGCTTGAATTTCACCATCTGCAACAATTTCAGGATGTTCTTTATGTAAGATGCTTACAGCCTCCCTTACTTTATCGGAAATATCACCAATATTTGAACCGAAGTTAGAGTAAGACAACATCGCTAAACGAGGTTTAACGTTGAACCTTTTAACTGCTGAATCCAATAAAACAGCAATGTCAGCAAGTTCGCGTGCGCTTGGGTTTGAGTTTACAGTGGTATCACCAAAGAATAATGGACCTTGGCTTGTCAACATAATGTACATCCCAGCAACTCTGCTTCCCGGTTTTGCTCCGATTACTTGTAATGCAGGGCGGATTGTTGAAGCATAATTGCGTGTCAAACCAGAAATAAGGGTATCTGCATCGCCAAATTCAACCATACTTGCTGCAAAGTAGTTACGGTTGGTCATTAACTTGCGAGAGTCTAATTTATTAACGCCTCTGCGTTGTCTTTTTTGGTATAAGTGTTCTGCGTATCTTTCAAATCTTTCAGATTTGATCTCAGCTTGAGGATCGATGATCTCAACACCATCCAGTTCAAAACCATATTCATGGATCAAATTGTTGATTTTTTCTTGGTTACCCAAAAGGATTGGGAAAGCAATTCCCTCTTCTTTAACAATCTGAGCAGCACGAAGGGTTTTATAATTATCAGCTTCAGCAAATACAACACGTTTAGGGTTAGATTTTGCTTTGGCGGTAATGGTACGGATCAAACGTTCATCTTTACCCAATCTCTTGCGCAATTCATCACGGTATGCATCCCAATCTTCGATTACCTTACGCGCTACACCAGATTCAATAGCAGCTTTTGCAACCGCTACGGAAACTTCCGTAATCAAGCGTGGATCTGTCGGTTTAGGGATCACATAATCGATTCCGAAACGGATGTTGTTGGCATTGTAAGCAATGTTCACTTCTTCAGGAACAGGTTGTTTTGCTAATTCAGCAATCGCCTTTACAGCAGCAATTTTCATGGCTTCGTTGATGGCCGTAGCTCTTACGTCTAGTGCACCACGGAAAATGTAAGGGAAACCAAGAACGTTGTTTACTTGGTTAGGGAAGTCAGAGCGTCCTGTACCCATGATGATATCATCGCGAGTTTCAAGAGCAAGCTCATAGGCGATTTCAGGATTAGGGTTTGCCATCGCCAATACGATTGGTTTTGGAGCCATGCTTTTCAACATTTCAGGCGTCAAAACATCGGCAGCAGAAAGACCGATGAAAACATCAGCATCCTTAACAGCATCTGCTAAAGTATGGATATCGCGATCAGTTGCCCATTCAGCTTTAGTAGGGTCTAATACCTCACGGTCCTTACGGATAACACCTTTACTATCGCACATTACGATGTTATTTTTATTAGCGCCTACAGCCACGTACATTGCTGTACAGGAAATTGCTGCAGCACCTGCGCCATTCACCACGATTTTTAGGTCGGCGATATTTTTATCCTGTAATTCAGAAGCATTAATCAGAGCAGCCCCAGAAATAATTGCGGTACCATGTTGGTCATCATGCATTACTGGAATGTTCATTTCTGCTTTTAAGCGGCGTTCAATTTCAAAACACTCAGGCGCTTTGATATCTTCAAGGTTCACACCACCGAAGGTAGGTTCCAAAGCTTTAACGATATTGACAAATTCATCAACGTTTTTGGTGTCTAACTCGATGTCAAATACATCGATATCGGCAAAGATCTTGAAAAGTAATCCTTTACCTTCCATAACGGGTTTACCAGCTTGGGCACCAATATCACCAAGGCCTAATACGGCAGTACCATTACTGATTACGGCTACCAAGTTACCCTTGGCAGTATATTTATAAGCGTCTTCGCTGTTTTCTGCAATTGCCAGACAAGGCTCGGCTACACCTGGGGAATAGGCTAAAGATAAGTCTCTTTGTGAACTGTGTGGTTTTGTAGGAACCACTGCTATTTTACCCGGACGCCCCATAGCATGGTAGTTTAAAGCGTCTTTCTTTCTGTTGATGTTACTCATTACAATTTTGGTTTATACTAATATTTCATGATTATCACCTAGTAATAATCTACTTTAATACATCTAATAATTTAAACATACGTTGGCGCATCTGTCCAGCAGGGCCTTGGTAGTTGTTGACAAGCAATGCGAAAGTATATTCTTGTCCATCGCTTGATTTTTGGTATCCTGTGTAACCTAATACACCGCCAATAGTACCACTTTTCATGGTAGTATTGTTAATTGTTGGCAAAGATTTTAGAAACTCATCATACCACGGTCTCCCTTTAGCATATTGCATGATTTTGCTCATCGCCAAAGTCGTCACTCTATTTTGAGGCGATAAGCCAGAACCATCGAAGGTATTGATGGCACTTGGGTCTATCGATAATTTATTCTGCCAATATTTGGAAACTAAGGTTGCCGATTTTTCTGTGTTGTATTCCATTGCGGAAACCACACCAATCAATTTTAACAGCGACTCTCCATATAGATTGATGCTTTTTTGGTTGAACCAATGCACAATTTCACCTAATCTAGGCGATTTGATCAGAAGGATTGAATTTCTTTTTGCATCCAAGATGCTTGAAGAATCCATATCTGTTAATCTTTTTGCAGTAGTAACCTTGTTCAAGGAGTCTGTAACAAAGATAGAATCTCTACCAAGCGCATCAGAAAGCGAATATGCTAAGTCCAATGCTGGATCAGGTACTGAGATTTCAATTGTTTTTTTGAGATTGGCGCCATAGGTACCTCTTAGGTAAACTTGTGTAGAATATGGAGCTGAATAAGCATATACATTATCCCCCGAACCATTGGCTCCTGTTTTTACTTCATTGATTAAATGGTAGAATGGAGCTTTCTGTACAGGCTGTAAGGTTGCTGGTTTACCAGGTGCACCCGGTGTAAAGTTGATTCCCAGTTTGTTTTCTTTCCAATTTAAAGCAGAGAATCCTGCCCCATAATAATTTCCGATATCTGTCCACATCCAAGTTCCCGGAACATCGTAGCCGTTGAAGAAAATATCATCAGCAATGATTTTACCATTGATTTTTTTGATGCCAAGGTTCTTGATGGCTTCGGACCATTTTGCCAATAGGACTTCCGGTTTAGTGTCTGGGTATCTATCACTGCCAAGGGTAGGGTCGCCCTTACCTTCGATAATGATATTGCCATTTAAGGTGCCTAAGGAGTCAATCTGACCGGTATAGAAAAGTTCAGTATTATAGGTGAAATCAGCCCCTAACAGATCTAAAGCTGTAATGGAAGTGATCACTTTCAAGGTAGATGCGGTAGGCATTCCGATCTGGTTATTGCTGTCGAAAACAATTTCACCAGTTTTTGAGTTTATGACCGTCAAGGAAGCCATGCCATTTTTTAGAGACGGGTTCTTGCTAAAAGCATCAAATGCCGTTTGGACTTTTGCCTTTACTCCTTGGGCTTGTACTGTTTGCGTGTTTAGGACGCTAATAACAGCAAGGAAATAAAAAAATGAAAAAAATCTTCTCATAGGTAGCAAATATCGTAATCTACTGCACAAGTAGTACATTTAAATTGTAAAATTTCAAATGTATGATGAAGTAAATGTATTAATTGTGAGAGTTTTTATAACTTGCGGGGATTATTAAAAATTACATAATGAAATACATCGATAAGTTAGCTTCCATCCGTAAAGAGATGAAAGAAAAGGGTGTAGATGCCTATATAATTCCCTCCTCCGATCCACATATTAGCGAATACCTTCCGGAAAGATACAAATGCATAGCATGGACCTCTGGTTTCACCGGTTCCGCTGGGACATTGGCCATCACGCAAGATTTTGCGGGTTTATGGACAGATTCTCGTTATTTTGTTCAAGCAAATGAGCAATTGGCGGGTACCGGCTTTGAATTAGTGAAGTTGCAGGTTCAAGGTAAAGCAGAATATGCAACCTGGCTTTCCAAGACATTGAAAAAAGGCGATACTGTAGCTTTCGATGGCAATTTAGCTTCTGTTGCGGTTGCACAAGCCGTAGCGTCTGAATTGAATCCCTTGGGCATCCATGTAAATGGTCATCTAGATCTTTTGGAACATATTTGGGATGGTAGACCTGAACTGCCTACTGAAAAAGCATTTCTTTTGGATGAAAGTACTACTGGACAATCTACAAAAGACAAAATTGCTAGCATAAAATCAAAGCTTAAAGATAAAAGGGCCGACCTTCATTTTGTTTCTTCATTGGATGATTTGGCATGGATCCTTAATATCCGTGGGAATGATGTTCATTGTAATCCGGTTGTATTGGGCTTCTTGCTGATTGAAGAGGATAAAAATACCTTGTTTATTGGTTCGGGGAAATTATCTCCTGCTGATATTTCTTCTTTAAAGGATTCTGGAGTAGAAGTCGCTGACTATCAGCAAGCATTTGAGACTGTAAAACAGTTGAAAGGCGAACGTATATTATTAGACCCCAAGCGTACTTGTTTTGCCATTTATGATTCTGTTCCAGAAAACATCGAAATTTTGGAAGATATGAATCCTTCAACGACATTGAAGGCTATTAAAAACAAGGTAGAGGTAGATCATACCCGAAATGCCATGATAAAGGATGGGGTTGCATTGACCAAATTTTTTAAATGGGTTGAGGAAAACGTAGCATCGGGAGAACTTTCAGAAATTTCTATTGCTGAAAAATTGCAAGGACTACGTGCTGCCTCCACGGGTTTTGTTGATATTTCATTTGATACCATTGCAGGTTATAAAGCCCATGGTGCTTTGCCGCATTATAAAGCGACAGAATCCAGTAATTCGGTTTTGAAACCTGAAGGTTTGTTGCTAGTGGATTCCGGTGGTCAATACCTGGACGGTACGACTGATATTACCCGGGTAATTTCTTTAGGACAGATACAACCTGAGGAGAAAATCGATTATACCATTGTTCTAAAAGGAACTATTGAGGGTTCTCAAGCTGTATTTCCTGTTGGAACTAAGGGATATTCCATTGATGCCATTACCAGAAGGCCTATCTGGGAAACCTTGCGCAATTACGGACATGGTACTGGACATGGGGTAGGATTTTTCTTGAACGTTCATGAAGGGCCACAGGTTTTCAATATGGCGGCAATCGATATTCCGGTTGAGGAAGGCATGATTACTTCCATTGAACCAGGTTTATATCGAGAAGGTCATTATGGAATCCGTATTGAGAACTTAGTACTTTCGAAGAAAGTGGAGAGTAATCAATTTGGTGATTTTATGGATTTTGAGACTTTAACGGTATGTTATATCGATACTGCGTTGGTTGATAAAAGCCTATTGGACCAAAAGCACATTGATTGGTTGAACCAATATAATGGCTGGGTCTATGAACAATTGTCCCCTAAATTGGATGATGCTGAAAAAGCTTGGTTGAAGGCGAAAACAAAAGCGATTTAGTTTTTTAGACATAAGACAATAGACACAAGACATAAGAGCTAAGCGGGATATTAAAATTTTATGCAATTGCTGCATGAATTTGAACCAGGATTGATGGGATGAGAGGATGGGCCAAGATCTGGGAAGGAATCAGGATTCCCTTCGACTTAGCTCAGGGTACTGGATGAGAGGATGGACCAAGATCAATATTCCGATGGTCGAGCGGCGTCGAGACCCGGCACAGGATTATTGTTGGTATTACATTCAACATTATATTCACAAAATTCGGGGTGTATCGCATAAGTCCGCCGCGAAAAAATAAATAGAAAAATATTTTCCATCGGGGTTCCATTATTTTAGCTAGCATGGCAGGTTAGCCTGGAGATAGCGCAAAAACGATGTTCGATTAATCGAACATCGTTTTTGCATTAACCCTATATTGTTCGATACCATTGCTAAAATAATTCTGCCCTTCCAAGGCAGTATGTCACAAAAATAGATTTTTCTACAAAATAATTATAGCTCTAAACACCTAGAAACACAGATCTAACACACTTGTCATTGGTGCGCAGGAAGGATCTCGGAGGTATACAAACTTCCCCTTTATTATAAAACAATAATGATTCCATTAGCGAACAGGTCCTACACCGAAGGTGTAGGATGACAAAATGTTGTGGACATTTACGTACAGATTCTTCACTAATCGTTCAGAATTGGATATTCCTGAGAGGGATTCAGAGCGCAGCGAAGAATCTATTTTTCATTTTTTTTAAGGATGGCTCTCATCCCGAAATCGTAAGATGAGGGAACTATTTTTTTCTTAATAAACCCTATATAGGGTTTTCAGAAAACTATTTCACCCACGCTGTGGGTTATCCGATTAACGATCCGATTTTCTACAAAGATGTCACCCCTTCCCGGGGTTCCCAGTTTATACAAACAACCATCCTTCCGCAGGAAGTCCTTTTGCAACCGGCTCATTTCCAGTGGCGGAGAGATGGATAGAATGTCGTTAACAGGCATGTTAATCTTGGTCCCTCCTCTCATCCGGTACCCTGAGCGGCGTCGAAGGGCATCCTGGTTCAAACCTGAATCCTTCCTTACTCTTTCTTTTTTTCAATCCATATTCTGTTAAATAGAATAGGGTCTGATGCTGAGAATTCTAGATTTACTTCTATTGGTTTTGTGATGCTGATCTTTCCTACCGGGACATCCAAGAATTCTTCTACATACCAGTTTTGATTAGGTTCGACCGTTACTTTTCCATTGGGAGCAGCAGATACCGTGAAGGTGCTTTCGATATCCTTGATGCTGAGTTGGGTTGTTTTGCCGGAACCATTATGTAAAGAGGTTTCTATGCTGTATTCACCAGCTTCTGGAAGATAAACCTTCCATTGCACTTTTTGGTTGGCCTTTAATACAAGGTGATCGGGTTTAGTACCATCAAAGGCCTTGAACTCCAGTCCTTTTGAAAGATGGTTCTTGGCATTTAATGAGAATCCGCCAAAGGTAGATTCAGCAACGACTTCAGTATTGAATTGAGGCTGGTCCATGGTTACTTTTAGGACCGATACATAGGGGTCAGGTTGTTCTTCAGGTACATGGATATGGATGATAGGACCCAACTGTTCAAATTTTACTGCTTGGGTTTTATTTCCTTTTAACAGCTCGATTTTGGTTGGTTTGCTCTGCAAACCTGTCACACGAAGGATTTTATCCAAAGGCCAATTATAGACGTGTAAATAAAGTTCTTTTGTTTTGTTGTTGATGGTCATTTTACCCCAGTCATGTTGGGAGAATCGGATTGGCAGACCATTGTTATAATAAACAGCTTGTCCATACTTATTGAGCCATTGTCCCATGTCCATTAATCGCTGAACGCCTTCATATGGCACAGAACCATCGGCACGGGGACCAATATTCAGGGTGTAAGAGCCATTCAAGCTAACATTGTTGATTAAGGATTGGAACAATTGATTGCTGGACTTCCATTCATTTTCCAGGGCATTGAATCCCCATGAATGCGCGATGGTTCCAGGTGTTTCCCAGATATGGTCGGTGTATGCGGATCCGAATTGATTGTCACCTAAAGTTTCAAAGTCTACATGTTCATTTTCAATCGGGAAACCCAGCCGTGAATTGATTAAACACTTAGGTTGTAATTCATGGATGAGGTTAGCCAGTTGATCCAGCTGTTCTTTTTTGATGATGCTCTGTTGGTAAGGAATCCACATATCAAACCACATCATAGCGATATCGCCATAATTTGTAAGCAATTCACGGATTTGAGGGATTACCTTTTCCTGCCAATACTGATTGTATTGAGCATCAGTCACTCGACCTGTGACTTCTTGGTTATGGTTCCAAGCATAGGGATGTTGCCAGTCG contains:
- the dacB gene encoding D-alanyl-D-alanine carboxypeptidase/D-alanyl-D-alanine-endopeptidase, which codes for MRRFFSFFYFLAVISVLNTQTVQAQGVKAKVQTAFDAFSKNPSLKNGMASLTVINSKTGEIVFDSNNQIGMPTASTLKVITSITALDLLGADFTYNTELFYTGQIDSLGTLNGNIIIEGKGDPTLGSDRYPDTKPEVLLAKWSEAIKNLGIKKINGKIIADDIFFNGYDVPGTWMWTDIGNYYGAGFSALNWKENKLGINFTPGAPGKPATLQPVQKAPFYHLINEVKTGANGSGDNVYAYSAPYSTQVYLRGTYGANLKKTIEISVPDPALDLAYSLSDALGRDSIFVTDSLNKVTTAKRLTDMDSSSILDAKRNSILLIKSPRLGEIVHWFNQKSINLYGESLLKLIGVVSAMEYNTEKSATLVSKYWQNKLSIDPSAINTFDGSGLSPQNRVTTLAMSKIMQYAKGRPWYDEFLKSLPTINNTTMKSGTIGGVLGYTGYQKSSDGQEYTFALLVNNYQGPAGQMRQRMFKLLDVLK
- the hisIE gene encoding bifunctional phosphoribosyl-AMP cyclohydrolase/phosphoribosyl-ATP diphosphatase HisIE; translated protein: MSIDFNKGDGLVPVIIQDNQTLEVLMLGYMNEEAWNKTQEEKKVTFFSRSKNRLWTKGEESGNFLHVVSTHIDCDQDTILIKADPVGPTCHTGSRSCFNTEFNQNFLLQLERIVQHRIDFPSDESYVNRLRSRGINKIAQKVGEEAVETVIAALTETEKDFINETSDLMFHLIVLLKEKGLSLETIAKNLEGRHQ
- the hisF gene encoding imidazole glycerol phosphate synthase subunit HisF, yielding MLAKRIIPCLDVKDGRTVKGVNFVDLRDAGDPVELAWQYSQQGADELVFLDITATHERRKTTVDLVKAVASQINIPFTIGGGINELSDADILLNAGADKISINSAAVRNPELLDQFAKAFGVQFVVLAVDTRLVNGKNFVHLRGGRDLTDIETEDWIKEAENRGAGEILLTSMDHDGTKNGFDNGLLKKINDSIHIPLIASGGAGNQQHFVDVFQQSNVDAALAASVFHYGEILIPELKETLHANGISVRR
- a CDS encoding WD40 repeat domain-containing protein, with product MNLEKFNINLNGTLSGHQNPVFALAISSVDPNALFTGGNDKGVVEWDLESNSFKRILCKVGSSVYALLSIPGTSLLAIGMRSGQVLVVDTQNQSLKANLKVEQGAVFSIKTIPGKQEMIAIGEEGYAYVWSLENFELLYRFKVSNTTVRVIEVDKNNSTVAFGDKNGEIHLYHAHDFQEFKKRKVHELPVTSLQFDPAGNLLSGGRDAKLYKLDANLDTIQDIVPHMFTVYGISINIEENLIATVSRDKTLKVWRLEDLALIKNISRDRGYDSHYLSINNMLWDQDRIFTVSDDKTIKLWKVVPE
- the ruvA gene encoding Holliday junction branch migration protein RuvA yields the protein MYEYFKGKLVFKAPTHVVLEVGGIGYYLHISLTTYSQIKDQEECKLFASFQVREDSQTLFGFATEAERHLFHHLISVSGIGPNTGRMMLSSITPEEIQQAIVNGQVNVIQKIKGIGPKTAQRVILELQDKLKKQGPDALIPLIVSKPSSAEEALTALVMLGFPKAQAEKALQAIYTAEPDLSVEQLIKAALKRL
- a CDS encoding NADP-dependent malic enzyme gives rise to the protein MSNINRKKDALNYHAMGRPGKIAVVPTKPHSSQRDLSLAYSPGVAEPCLAIAENSEDAYKYTAKGNLVAVISNGTAVLGLGDIGAQAGKPVMEGKGLLFKIFADIDVFDIELDTKNVDEFVNIVKALEPTFGGVNLEDIKAPECFEIERRLKAEMNIPVMHDDQHGTAIISGAALINASELQDKNIADLKIVVNGAGAAAISCTAMYVAVGANKNNIVMCDSKGVIRKDREVLDPTKAEWATDRDIHTLADAVKDADVFIGLSAADVLTPEMLKSMAPKPIVLAMANPNPEIAYELALETRDDIIMGTGRSDFPNQVNNVLGFPYIFRGALDVRATAINEAMKIAAVKAIAELAKQPVPEEVNIAYNANNIRFGIDYVIPKPTDPRLITEVSVAVAKAAIESGVARKVIEDWDAYRDELRKRLGKDERLIRTITAKAKSNPKRVVFAEADNYKTLRAAQIVKEEGIAFPILLGNQEKINNLIHEYGFELDGVEIIDPQAEIKSERFERYAEHLYQKRQRRGVNKLDSRKLMTNRNYFAASMVEFGDADTLISGLTRNYASTIRPALQVIGAKPGSRVAGMYIMLTSQGPLFFGDTTVNSNPSARELADIAVLLDSAVKRFNVKPRLAMLSYSNFGSNIGDISDKVREAVSILHKEHPEIVADGEIQANFALNKNLLADNFPFSTLNGEPANTLVFPNLESGNIAYKLLQEVGNAEAVGPVLLGMNKPIHVLQLDSSVREIVNMVTIAVVDAIEHEKESKNQ
- a CDS encoding GAF domain-containing protein, producing the protein MAEDLHITSGSKEQQYQSLIPQIKGLLQGETNFIANLANICAALKEQFNFFWVGFYLVEGNELVLGPFQGPVACTRIAYNRGVCGTAWAKEETVIVPNVDEFPGHIACSSLSKSEIVVPLFQNKKCIAILDVDSKELNSFDLIDKQYLNTILELLNFQ